A section of the Tamandua tetradactyla isolate mTamTet1 chromosome 4, mTamTet1.pri, whole genome shotgun sequence genome encodes:
- the RAB29 gene encoding ras-related protein Rab-7L1 encodes MGSRDHLFKVLVVGDAAVGKTSLVQRYSQDTFSKHYKSTVGVDFALKVLQWSDSEMVRLQLWDIAGQERFTSMTRLYYRDASACVIMFDVTSATSFSNSQRWKQDLDSKLTLPSGEPVPCLLLANKCDLSPWAVSRDQIDRFSKENGFIGWTETSVKENKNVNEAMRVLIEKMMSNSREDIMSLSTQGNYINLQTKSSSSWTCC; translated from the exons ATGGGCAGCCGAGACCACCTGTTCAAAGTGCTGGTGGTGGGGGACGCCGCAGTGGGGAAGACGTCGCTGGTCCAGCGATATTCCCAGGACACTTTCAGCAAACACTACAAGTCCACGGTGGGAG tgGATTTTGCTCTGAAGGTTCTCCAGTGGTCTGACTCGGAGATGGTGCGACTCCAGCTGTGGGATATTGCAG GACAGGAGCGCTTCACCTCCATGACCCGGCTATACTATCGAGATGCCTCTGCCTGTGTTATTATGTTTGATGTTACCAGTGCCACTAGCTTCAGCAATagccagagatggaaacaggaCTTGGACAGCAAGCTCACACTGCCCAGTGGAGAGCCCGTGCCCTGCCTACTCTTGGCCAACAAG TGTGATCTGTCCCCTTGGGCAGTGAGCCGGGACCAGATTGACCGGTTCAGTAAAGAAAATGGTTTCATAGGTTGGACGGAAACATCAGTCAAGGAGAATAAAAATGTTAACGAGGCCATGAG aGTTCTCATTGAAAAGATGATGAGCAATTCCAGAGAAGACATCATGTCTTTGTCTACTCAAGGGAACTATATCAACCTGCAAACCAAGTCCTCCTCCAGCTGGACCTGCTGCTAG